In the genome of Hyphomonas sp. Mor2, one region contains:
- the aspS gene encoding aspartate--tRNA ligase gives MHAYRSHTCGELRKSDVGQTVKLSGWLHRRRDHGGVMFIDLRDHYGLTQCVFDPDFPAFAVVERLRTESVITIEGEVLARDAELVNPNLASGEIEVRVKEASVQSEAAELPLPVFGEPDYPEDIRLKHRYLDLRRETLHANMILRAEVIASIRRRMVEQGFTEYQTPILTASSPEGARDFLVPSRLHPGEFYALPQAPQQFKQLLMVSGFDRYFQIAACFRDEDARADRSPGEFYQLDIEMSFVTQEDVFQAIEPVMHGVFAEFADWKGKGRTLPEGPFPRIPYAEAMAKYGSDKPDLRNPIELVDVTEFFEDDSKTGFSIFAKIIKGGGKVIAIPAPKATESQSRKFFDDMDKWAKKEMQAPGLGYARLRAGEDGAVSSQDPVLKNFDADHLKAFLEHTGLGDGDGIFFSAGKAGDAYKLAGAARIKVGEELDLVEQGVFRFCWIVDFPMYEWDEDNKKVDFSHNPFSMPQGGLEVLEAASTDEELLDIKAYQYDIVCNGIELSSGAIRNHRPDIMLKAFEKAGYGPEIVEAEFGGMLNAFRYGAPPHGGIAPGVDRMVMLLADAENIRDVTLFPMNQQARDLMMQAPSPVRDEQLRELHIRLAPQVKDK, from the coding sequence ATGCACGCCTATCGCAGCCACACTTGCGGTGAACTTCGTAAGTCTGACGTCGGTCAGACCGTCAAACTGTCCGGCTGGCTGCATCGCCGCCGAGACCATGGTGGGGTCATGTTCATCGACTTGCGGGACCATTATGGTTTGACTCAATGCGTGTTCGACCCGGACTTCCCGGCTTTTGCCGTCGTCGAACGCCTTCGGACCGAAAGTGTCATCACGATCGAGGGCGAAGTGCTGGCTCGTGATGCGGAGCTGGTTAATCCAAACCTGGCGTCCGGCGAGATTGAAGTTCGCGTCAAGGAAGCAAGCGTCCAGTCGGAAGCAGCGGAACTGCCTCTGCCGGTCTTTGGAGAGCCAGATTATCCCGAAGATATCCGCCTCAAGCACCGCTATCTCGATCTACGCCGCGAGACGCTGCACGCCAACATGATCTTGCGCGCCGAGGTGATTGCCTCGATCCGCCGCCGTATGGTCGAGCAGGGCTTTACCGAGTATCAGACGCCCATTTTGACAGCGTCATCGCCTGAAGGCGCGCGAGACTTCCTCGTGCCATCGCGTCTGCACCCGGGTGAATTTTATGCGCTGCCTCAGGCACCTCAGCAATTCAAGCAGTTGCTTATGGTCTCAGGTTTCGACCGATACTTCCAGATCGCCGCCTGTTTCCGCGATGAGGATGCCCGCGCCGATCGCTCTCCAGGTGAATTCTACCAGCTCGACATCGAAATGAGCTTTGTCACCCAGGAAGACGTCTTCCAGGCGATTGAGCCCGTCATGCATGGCGTGTTCGCTGAGTTTGCCGACTGGAAGGGCAAGGGTCGGACGCTGCCGGAAGGACCGTTCCCGCGCATTCCTTACGCCGAAGCCATGGCCAAATATGGCTCCGACAAGCCGGACCTGCGGAACCCGATCGAGCTGGTCGATGTCACCGAATTCTTCGAGGATGACAGCAAGACCGGCTTCTCGATCTTCGCCAAGATTATCAAGGGTGGCGGCAAAGTGATTGCCATACCGGCGCCAAAGGCGACCGAATCCCAGTCACGCAAGTTCTTCGACGACATGGACAAATGGGCGAAGAAGGAAATGCAGGCCCCAGGCCTCGGCTATGCGCGTCTGCGCGCCGGAGAAGATGGCGCTGTGTCGTCGCAGGATCCGGTGCTCAAGAATTTTGACGCAGACCATCTCAAAGCCTTCCTCGAGCATACGGGCCTCGGCGATGGAGACGGAATCTTCTTCTCTGCCGGCAAGGCTGGAGATGCCTATAAGCTGGCCGGCGCCGCCCGCATCAAGGTTGGCGAAGAGCTCGATCTGGTTGAGCAGGGCGTGTTCCGTTTCTGCTGGATCGTCGACTTCCCGATGTATGAGTGGGATGAAGACAACAAGAAGGTCGATTTCAGTCACAACCCGTTCTCGATGCCACAAGGTGGCCTCGAGGTCCTCGAAGCGGCCAGTACGGATGAAGAACTGCTGGATATCAAAGCCTATCAGTATGACATTGTCTGTAACGGCATTGAGCTGTCCTCCGGCGCAATCCGGAACCATCGTCCAGACATTATGCTGAAGGCCTTTGAAAAGGCTGGCTACGGCCCGGAAATTGTTGAAGCCGAGTTTGGCGGCATGCTGAACGCGTTCCGTTATGGCGCGCCGCCGCATGGCGGGATCGCCCCTGGCGTCGACAGGATGGTGATGCTGCTGGCTGACGCTGAGAATATCCGGGACGTCACGCTGTTCCCAATGAACCAGCAAGCACGCGATCTGATGATGCAGGCCCCGAGCCCTGTGCGGGACGAGCAGCTGCGAGAGCTTCACATTCGCCTCGCGCCGCAAGTGAAAGACAAGTAG
- a CDS encoding ATP-binding protein, whose protein sequence is MTNQSPQTAPAQASDATDRDRAQGYVIECNGTEARISALAGTGDDAENYWAVGQLISIQVGENRVVGLLYQVENGEVGWDQPEKRRVTLYVELSGEVRQDERRGAVFSGGISQYPHVGAVAHRIRKHDLVTIYKSSDPSAVTVGSLSQAPDIPAVVSVDALLSRHFSVVGTTGTGKSTAVTLILHLIAKHKLNQRILILDPHNEYTSAFGSKANTITADTLDLPFWLLNLEEFQQVIFRGRDGSDEEVDALREFIPKAKIVYKHGPNQGVRRKSSTSSAFTADTPVPYRLADLLKLIDEEIGSLDGALRRLTLRRLKARIEAAINDPRFAFLFGSHNATDRIEDVLGNIYRVPIGGKPITVFQMSGIPSEVVNSVASVLCRMAFDIALASNSKVKTLVVCEEAHRYIPADTNTGFAPTRGAIARIAKEGRKYGVSLAIITQRPNELDPTILSQCNTIFSLRLGNDADQDVMRKAIANGSRSTLAFLSSLADRECIAFGSAISTPMRMRFRNLAASARPSSQNVSDDSGMAAEAHTSLTEIVSALRGTNGHGEHEESEEWIVRHDETEFPTELSVPEQVAEPSVSPRSLLRRKTG, encoded by the coding sequence ATGACGAATCAATCGCCGCAGACTGCGCCAGCCCAAGCCTCTGACGCCACGGATCGTGACCGCGCCCAAGGCTATGTAATCGAATGTAACGGTACCGAAGCCCGTATCTCGGCGCTCGCCGGCACCGGGGACGATGCTGAGAATTACTGGGCGGTCGGACAGCTCATCTCGATCCAGGTTGGCGAGAACCGGGTGGTCGGTCTGCTCTATCAAGTTGAGAATGGCGAAGTTGGCTGGGATCAACCCGAAAAACGCCGAGTGACGCTGTATGTGGAACTCTCAGGTGAGGTGCGCCAGGATGAACGGCGCGGCGCGGTCTTTTCCGGCGGTATTTCGCAGTACCCGCATGTTGGCGCCGTCGCACACCGCATTCGCAAGCACGACCTCGTCACGATCTATAAATCCAGCGATCCGTCGGCTGTCACAGTCGGATCGCTCAGTCAGGCCCCAGATATTCCCGCGGTGGTTTCAGTCGACGCCTTGTTGTCGCGTCACTTCTCCGTGGTTGGGACGACCGGTACGGGTAAGTCGACGGCGGTGACTTTGATCCTGCACCTGATTGCCAAGCACAAACTCAATCAGCGTATTCTGATTCTCGACCCGCACAACGAATATACCAGCGCATTCGGATCGAAAGCGAACACGATCACAGCCGACACGCTCGACCTGCCTTTCTGGCTATTGAACCTGGAAGAATTCCAACAGGTCATCTTCCGCGGTCGCGATGGGTCCGACGAAGAAGTCGACGCGTTGCGCGAGTTTATTCCGAAAGCGAAAATCGTTTACAAACATGGTCCTAATCAAGGCGTTCGCCGCAAATCCAGCACCAGTTCGGCCTTCACTGCCGATACCCCGGTGCCGTATCGCCTGGCGGATCTTCTTAAACTGATTGACGAAGAAATCGGTTCTCTCGATGGCGCCTTGCGTCGCCTCACGTTGCGCCGCCTGAAGGCCCGCATCGAGGCCGCAATCAATGACCCGCGATTCGCGTTTCTGTTCGGCTCTCATAATGCCACGGACCGGATTGAAGATGTCCTCGGCAATATCTATCGCGTACCGATTGGCGGGAAGCCGATCACCGTGTTCCAGATGTCCGGTATTCCATCGGAAGTCGTCAATTCTGTCGCCTCGGTCCTCTGCCGGATGGCGTTTGACATTGCGCTGGCCAGCAATTCGAAAGTCAAAACGCTGGTCGTCTGTGAAGAGGCGCACCGGTACATTCCAGCGGATACCAATACGGGGTTCGCGCCCACCCGCGGCGCCATCGCACGGATCGCCAAGGAAGGCCGGAAGTATGGCGTCTCGCTAGCCATCATTACCCAGCGCCCGAACGAGCTTGATCCGACCATCCTGTCCCAGTGCAATACGATCTTCTCATTGCGGCTCGGTAACGACGCCGACCAGGATGTGATGCGGAAGGCCATTGCCAACGGGTCACGCTCTACCCTGGCCTTCCTTTCCTCACTCGCAGACCGCGAATGTATCGCCTTCGGGAGCGCGATCTCGACCCCCATGCGGATGCGATTCCGCAACCTGGCGGCAAGCGCTCGGCCATCCAGTCAGAATGTTTCGGACGATAGTGGCATGGCCGCGGAGGCGCATACCAGCCTGACCGAAATCGTCTCGGCGTTGCGCGGGACCAATGGACATGGCGAGCACGAAGAATCCGAAGAGTGGATTGTTCGGCACGATGAGACCGAGTTTCCAACCGAACTGAGCGTCCCGGAACAGGTCGCCGAGCCGTCTGTGTCACCGCGCTCTCTGCTGCGTCGAAAAACGGGCTAG
- the rnd gene encoding ribonuclease D, whose product MSGDPLIPITDQDALADACERLAKGSFLCVDTEFHRETTYWPELCLIQASCEDYEVMIDPMSDDLDIGPFLELLADPSRPKVFHAARQDLEIFNRLIGHPPAPVFDTQIAAMALGIGDSISYDNLIQRILKRRLDKSSQFTDWKRRPLTEKQLVYALGDVTHLRDAYQKMIARLEDMGRLAWVEAEMAELTDPAVYDTSPENAWKRLKLRKPQKDYAAIFASVAAWREEKAQTLNKPRRRILKDDAIQEIAGQRPQSEKAFDRLRAVPKGFIRSKYADGLMDAIRVAIDDPDRYAPKLPKRQQNPEMPAGAPEMLKVLLKAVSEEANVVPRLIANSADVEKLARGETGKEIAAMNGWRYDLFGKKALALLSGKLALSFQDGEVRLFEL is encoded by the coding sequence ATGTCTGGTGACCCACTTATTCCCATTACTGATCAAGATGCCCTTGCAGACGCGTGCGAACGCCTCGCGAAGGGCAGTTTTCTGTGTGTGGATACGGAGTTTCATCGCGAAACGACCTATTGGCCTGAACTCTGTCTGATCCAGGCCTCATGCGAAGATTATGAGGTCATGATTGATCCTATGTCGGACGATCTCGACATCGGACCATTCCTGGAATTGCTAGCCGATCCCAGCCGCCCGAAAGTCTTTCATGCGGCGCGCCAAGATCTGGAAATCTTCAATCGTCTGATCGGGCATCCCCCTGCCCCGGTTTTCGATACCCAGATCGCTGCCATGGCACTGGGGATTGGCGATTCTATCTCCTATGACAATCTGATCCAGCGTATCCTCAAGCGCCGCCTGGATAAATCCAGCCAGTTCACTGACTGGAAACGCCGCCCCCTGACCGAAAAACAGCTGGTTTATGCGCTGGGCGACGTCACCCATTTACGAGATGCCTATCAAAAGATGATCGCACGTCTCGAAGACATGGGGCGGTTGGCCTGGGTCGAGGCCGAAATGGCAGAGCTGACCGATCCGGCCGTTTATGACACATCACCTGAAAACGCCTGGAAACGCCTGAAACTGCGCAAGCCGCAAAAGGACTATGCCGCCATCTTTGCTTCTGTCGCTGCCTGGCGCGAGGAAAAGGCGCAAACCTTGAACAAACCGAGGCGGCGAATCCTCAAGGATGATGCGATTCAGGAAATTGCCGGCCAGAGACCGCAATCGGAGAAGGCGTTTGATCGGCTACGCGCTGTGCCCAAAGGCTTTATTCGTTCCAAATATGCCGACGGCTTGATGGACGCCATTCGGGTCGCCATTGATGATCCGGATCGGTATGCCCCGAAGCTTCCGAAGCGCCAGCAAAATCCGGAAATGCCCGCGGGCGCGCCGGAAATGCTGAAAGTGCTGCTCAAGGCAGTAAGCGAAGAGGCGAATGTTGTTCCGCGCCTGATCGCCAATTCGGCAGATGTCGAAAAACTGGCGCGCGGCGAAACCGGAAAAGAGATCGCCGCTATGAATGGCTGGCGCTACGACCTTTTCGGGAAGAAGGCGCTCGCCTTGTTGTCCGGAAAGCTCGCCTTGTCGTTCCAGGATGGAGAAGTTCGCCTGTTCGAGCTCTAG
- a CDS encoding Ppx/GppA family phosphatase, translating into MKPAQKIAVIDIGSNSCRMVIYEQAGGALIPYFNEKAMAGLGRDLAETGRLSPSGKELALQTFHRFRAITNSLKIKNVRAVATAAVREAIDGEEFKEDAERILGVPIQVLTGADEGRLSALGVSVGFFNPSGLVADLGGTSMELLPLDDDSKGETFLLGPLARSKDVDLTPEKRAKAIRKILSGTKLTAEKQGGKLYAVGGAWRNVAAVHMMLRNYPLRVAHGYKMSRSDVRNVIEAADLAKSDKLTREQLQGVSKRRFDTLLHAAILLETLMDQTDSEDVVISSFGLRDGVAAQGLKSDGASGLLDAVPLFLRSSQEAVLFGQELFSFIFPISSHFKQSEPVLRAICLMADAGARMHPDHRANLVYEQVLRAPVPALSHPQRLFAAYAAASRYTFKYIEEPAYAGMLKLSMKRRAKILGCAMRLAAVYSGRSGPILATARLSVADGALCMHVDRDYSDLISDTVERRLGQLSGLLKLHPRLIVE; encoded by the coding sequence ATGAAGCCGGCCCAGAAGATCGCCGTCATCGATATCGGGTCGAACTCGTGTCGAATGGTGATTTATGAGCAGGCGGGCGGGGCACTGATTCCGTACTTCAATGAAAAAGCCATGGCCGGGCTTGGTCGCGACCTGGCAGAGACGGGCCGCCTATCGCCTTCCGGCAAGGAATTGGCGCTGCAGACGTTCCACCGCTTTCGGGCGATCACCAACAGCCTGAAGATCAAGAATGTGCGCGCTGTGGCGACGGCCGCGGTCCGAGAAGCAATTGATGGCGAAGAATTCAAGGAAGATGCTGAGCGCATTCTTGGGGTCCCGATTCAGGTACTGACGGGCGCCGATGAGGGGCGCTTGTCCGCCTTGGGCGTCAGCGTCGGTTTCTTCAACCCATCCGGTCTGGTCGCGGATCTCGGCGGTACCAGCATGGAATTGCTGCCTCTGGACGACGATTCGAAAGGCGAGACGTTTCTCCTGGGACCTCTGGCCCGCAGTAAAGATGTAGACCTGACGCCCGAAAAACGCGCCAAGGCGATCCGAAAGATTCTTTCCGGCACCAAGCTTACGGCCGAGAAACAGGGTGGAAAACTGTACGCGGTGGGCGGCGCGTGGCGTAATGTGGCCGCCGTCCATATGATGCTGCGAAACTACCCATTGCGAGTGGCGCACGGCTATAAAATGTCGCGAAGCGATGTCCGAAACGTCATCGAGGCGGCGGATCTCGCCAAGTCGGACAAACTGACACGAGAACAGTTGCAAGGTGTGTCGAAGCGCCGCTTCGACACCTTGCTGCACGCCGCGATCCTGCTCGAGACATTGATGGATCAAACGGACAGCGAAGACGTGGTCATCTCCTCTTTCGGGTTGCGAGATGGCGTCGCTGCCCAAGGCTTGAAGTCAGATGGCGCAAGCGGTTTGCTTGATGCAGTGCCGCTGTTTCTCAGATCGTCGCAAGAAGCCGTTTTGTTCGGTCAGGAATTGTTTAGCTTCATTTTCCCGATCTCTTCGCATTTCAAACAATCTGAACCGGTCCTTCGCGCCATTTGCCTGATGGCTGATGCAGGCGCGCGCATGCATCCTGATCATCGGGCGAACCTTGTTTACGAGCAAGTGCTCAGAGCGCCGGTGCCGGCTCTTTCTCATCCTCAGCGCCTGTTTGCTGCCTATGCAGCGGCCTCGCGCTACACGTTCAAATATATTGAGGAACCGGCATATGCCGGGATGCTGAAACTATCGATGAAGCGGCGCGCAAAGATTCTGGGCTGTGCCATGCGTCTGGCCGCGGTTTATTCCGGACGATCTGGACCGATCCTCGCGACAGCGCGTCTGAGCGTGGCTGATGGCGCCCTCTGTATGCATGTGGACCGGGACTATAGCGATCTGATCTCAGACACAGTGGAACGCCGTCTCGGGCAGTTGTCAGGCCTGTTGAAGCTGCATCCGCGTTTGATTGTAGAGTAG